The proteins below come from a single Roseiflexus sp. RS-1 genomic window:
- a CDS encoding type I polyketide synthase yields the protein MSDSAERAIAIVGVGAILPDAPNAPAFWNNILNKRYSITETPPERWSIADYYDPDPAAPDKTYSKIGGWVRGFTFDWKRFKIPPRVAAAMDEGQQWAVTIAAEALADYGYPERPLDTDRTGVILGTAMGGELHYITHQRIVFPDYVHLLERTEAWRRLPRDVQQALIAQWHAELDRSLPPVTEDTMPGELPNIVSGRVANVLNLRGPNFITDAACASTLAAVDAACEQLIHHQCDAVLTGGVDRNMGASTFVKFCKIGALSATGTRPFGDGADGFVMGEGSAAFLLKRLADAERDGDRIYAVIRGVGGSSDGKGKGITAPNPIGQILAVERAWQDAGLDPATATLVEAHGTSTRVGDVVEVESLSSCFGRAERGSIGLGSVKSNIGHLKAGAGAAGLLKAVMAIYHKILPPTLNCEKPNPNINFNATPFYLLTEAREWERRGNTPRRAGVSAYGFGGTNFHVVLEEYIPGMIRTEPKVYASAAVPQTGTTSSTTAAMGVASSTVTASAPPPTGPKLRSAKMPLRGILAIGAPTPKALKDKIDAIYQKVEGGWTPPVAPPDPNELAQPERVVIDFGNHDELLDRLKKAQKAAGFDSPAAWKSLQAQGVFRGSGPKPGKIAFLFPGQGSQYVNMGRELLSEPAFAEVIKEGDAVMTPILGKPLTSYIYVDANDPDALKKAEYDLMQTAITQPAMLMLDAALCRLLKEYGFEPDMVMGHSLGEYAALNAAGIMPFAEALEASAARGAEMSKVKVDDNGWMAAVMGPLDVVLSTLNEIDGYVIPANINSYNQVVIGGASKAVERAIEVFTQKGYQAQRIPVSHAFHTRIVAPASGPLRKQLDRFHIAPPRIPLVANVTGELYPTTVEEIKDILEKQIASPVQWVKGLETLYREGVRCFVEVGPKKALKGFVDDVLGNKPDVVSLFTNHPKTGTLQSFNQALCGLYAAGYGLADETIDARQDGATQSSATVAATVASAAPSVASASAPVVSASASASAPVVSAPVSTPAPVASATAVASAPARPTTEEANMVNGIPIDTLGKLLVQALQGAQAVHPATPGAPVYDRNLPPTGSVVISGTGLGLPGAEKPVMDEQNALRILHGEQFIDLIPERFRRQMLAHNITRVVKSEDGSGSFETLTEPDEVIRLAGRPGPFNLSEEYGVPAKLVEALDSTTQLAMAAGLDALREAGIPLVQTYRRTTTGKDLPDRWMLPEALRDETGVIFASAFPGLDRVAEEFERYYTYEHRREQLEMLEALRQTTTDPATLSEIVRRIGELRSLLEREPYVFDRRFLFRILAMGHSQFAEYIGARGPNTHVNAACAATTQAIAIAEDWIRTGRCRRVLVIAADNVTSDHLLGWIGAGFLATGAAATDDRVEEAALPFDRRRHGMILGMGACALVVESEDAVRERGMRGIVEVLSTEAANSAFHGTRLDVEHISSVMNSLMTAAERRFGIDRRTIAPHLVFVSHETFTPARGGSASAEVVALRKTFGEAANQVIVANTKGFTGHPMGVGIEDVIAVKILEHGIVPPVPNYKEVDPDLGTLNLSRGGRYPVQYALHLAAGFGSQIAMTLLRRVPGSIDRIDNRARYDYWLDQVSGYDHAETEVVKRVLRIKAQGAPARRPAPSTWQPGTGPTLRAAAPGDSVTVAPATIQYAPAPQPTPVAPPPPPKPVEPPAPVAPAPINGKPVETAPVAPPPPAPEPVVAPPVAPAPAPVAPAPAPVAPAPAPVTAAPAMDGVTAKVLQIVAEKTGYPPEMLDLDLDLEADLGVDTVKQAETFVAVREAFGIPQVENLRLRDFPTLRDVVGFVYKQKPELKPSAPSVAAPAVAAPPAPAPAVAPAPTSVPAPAAAPAVDPVAAKVLAVVAEKTGYPPEMLDLDLDLEADLGVDTVKQAETFAAIREAFGIERIENLKLRDYPTLRHVIDFVYERRPDLKPLAAPAPAPAMAMAAAAPVAAPAAPAAAPAPAADPVAAKVLAVVAEKTGYPPEMLDLDLDLEADLGVDTVKQAETFAAIREAFGIERIENLKLRDYPTLRHVINFVYERRPDLKPSAAPAPAPAMAMAAAPAATSAPVTAPVTPAAAAAPVADPVTERVLAVVAEKTGYPPEMLDLDLDLEADLGVDTVKQAETFAAIREAFGIERVEDLKLRDYPTLRHVINFVYERRPDLKPTAAPTPEPAAPPVAVAAATPAPATATTVAADPVTAKVLAVVAEKTGYPPEMLELDLDLEADLGVDTVKQAETFAAIREAFGIERVEDLKLRDYPTLRHVINFVYERRPDLKPTAAPTPEPAAPPVAVAAATPAPATATTVAADPVTAKVLAVVAEKTGYPPEMLELDLDLEADLGVDTVKQAETFAAIREAFGIERVEDLKLRDYPTLRHVINFVYERRPDLKPTGEASATPVAPVADPSAPTAPAPAARPAVTLVPVENADMVPRRVVVPALRPPIELCKPTGVVLDGNTRVVVMMDRGGVGKALLNRLEKRGVGTLVFDEPPSAEALEQQLKGWLAEGPIHGVYWLPALDVEPAIEDMDLATWREHNRVRVKNLYLTLRTLYDTLVGPGTFLVSATRLGGLHGYGPEGASAPLGGAVVGCTKSYKRERQNILVKAVDFEPGRKTAEPADLLIAETLFDPGVVEVGYRDGLRYTVTFEERPAVDGTPGMYLGKDTVFVVTGAAGGITSAITADLAAASGGVFYLLDLTPKPDPDDPNIALFRQDKEALKRKLIDDFRAAGERPTPVMIDRKILAIEREEAALRAIEAVQAAGGTAHYFSVNLLDGPGVAAVIADVRERYGRIDVLLHAGGIEISKALPDKEPKEFDLVFDIKADGYFSILNAAKGMPIGAAVVFSSVAGRFGNSGQSDYSSANDLLCKVTSSMRSWRPETRGIAIDWTAWGGIGMATRGSIPKIMEMAGIDMLPPEAGIPTIRRELTQSAFRGEIVVGQRLGILGAEFDETGGLDLSKVDTGGRLMIGSVKAFKLYGGIEVETTLDPKEQPFLYDHQIDGVPVLPGVMGTEAFAELATLLTPGFRVASITEQFSSPFKFHRSQPRTLYMSATIHPTGHGTLVAKTTLRGMVQPRPDMPPRFDTHFVGEVYLTTAPVEERTINFTPPSAEALDIDRERIYRVYFHGPAYQVMERVGVMGDQAVALMTDGLPPNSVPETPMLVAPRLIELCFQTAGMWEMVTHRAMALPAAIGSVTIYRHPESAEGRRLYALVTAINNGSSYDAHVVDTDGNVYVELRGYRTVRLPGEVNV from the coding sequence ATGAGTGACTCAGCAGAACGGGCGATTGCGATTGTCGGGGTGGGCGCTATCCTTCCCGATGCCCCCAATGCGCCTGCCTTCTGGAACAATATTCTGAACAAGCGCTATAGCATTACCGAAACGCCGCCGGAGCGCTGGAGCATCGCGGATTACTACGATCCCGATCCTGCCGCTCCAGATAAGACCTACTCGAAGATTGGCGGTTGGGTGCGCGGGTTCACCTTCGACTGGAAGCGATTCAAGATACCGCCACGCGTTGCCGCTGCGATGGACGAAGGGCAGCAGTGGGCGGTTACAATCGCCGCCGAAGCGCTTGCCGACTATGGCTATCCCGAACGTCCGCTCGATACCGATCGCACCGGCGTCATTCTGGGAACGGCAATGGGGGGTGAGTTGCACTATATTACGCACCAGCGCATTGTGTTCCCCGACTATGTCCATCTGCTCGAACGCACCGAAGCCTGGCGTCGCCTGCCGCGAGACGTGCAGCAGGCGCTGATTGCCCAGTGGCACGCAGAACTCGACCGCAGTCTCCCGCCGGTGACCGAGGATACGATGCCCGGCGAACTGCCGAATATCGTTTCGGGGCGCGTGGCGAATGTGCTGAACCTGCGCGGTCCGAACTTCATTACCGATGCCGCCTGCGCCTCGACGCTTGCGGCAGTCGATGCAGCGTGTGAACAACTCATCCATCATCAGTGCGACGCAGTGTTGACCGGCGGCGTGGATCGCAATATGGGTGCCAGCACGTTTGTAAAGTTCTGCAAGATCGGCGCGCTCTCCGCCACCGGCACACGACCCTTCGGCGATGGTGCTGATGGCTTTGTGATGGGCGAAGGTTCCGCCGCCTTCCTGCTCAAACGGCTCGCCGACGCCGAACGTGACGGTGACCGGATCTACGCCGTCATCCGCGGCGTTGGCGGTTCGTCCGACGGCAAGGGGAAAGGGATTACCGCGCCAAACCCGATCGGGCAGATTCTCGCCGTCGAGCGCGCCTGGCAGGATGCAGGGCTTGACCCGGCGACGGCGACGCTGGTTGAGGCGCACGGCACCAGCACGCGCGTTGGCGATGTCGTGGAGGTTGAAAGTCTGTCGTCCTGCTTCGGTCGAGCGGAGCGCGGCAGCATCGGGCTTGGTTCGGTGAAGAGCAATATCGGCCACCTCAAGGCGGGGGCGGGTGCGGCCGGGTTGCTGAAGGCGGTGATGGCAATCTATCACAAGATCCTGCCGCCAACCCTGAACTGCGAAAAGCCGAACCCGAATATCAACTTCAACGCGACACCGTTCTACCTGCTCACCGAAGCGCGCGAGTGGGAACGCCGCGGCAACACGCCGCGACGTGCCGGCGTCAGCGCCTATGGCTTCGGCGGCACGAACTTCCACGTCGTCCTCGAGGAGTATATTCCGGGAATGATCCGCACCGAGCCAAAGGTCTACGCCAGCGCCGCCGTTCCCCAAACCGGTACGACCAGCAGCACGACAGCAGCGATGGGCGTCGCATCGTCCACGGTGACCGCCAGCGCCCCACCCCCCACTGGACCAAAACTGCGCTCTGCCAAGATGCCACTGCGCGGCATTCTGGCGATCGGGGCGCCAACGCCAAAAGCGCTGAAGGACAAGATCGATGCGATCTACCAGAAAGTCGAGGGTGGTTGGACGCCGCCGGTTGCGCCGCCCGACCCGAACGAACTGGCACAGCCGGAACGTGTGGTGATCGACTTCGGCAACCATGACGAACTGCTTGATCGCCTGAAAAAGGCGCAAAAAGCGGCCGGTTTCGATAGTCCTGCGGCATGGAAGTCATTGCAGGCGCAGGGCGTCTTCCGCGGCAGCGGTCCCAAACCCGGCAAGATCGCCTTCCTCTTCCCCGGTCAGGGCAGCCAGTATGTCAACATGGGGCGAGAACTCCTCAGTGAACCGGCGTTCGCTGAGGTGATCAAAGAAGGTGATGCGGTGATGACGCCGATCCTGGGCAAACCGCTCACCAGTTACATTTATGTTGATGCAAATGACCCCGACGCGCTCAAGAAGGCTGAGTACGACCTGATGCAGACGGCGATTACGCAACCGGCGATGCTGATGCTCGACGCTGCGCTCTGCCGCCTGCTCAAGGAATACGGCTTCGAGCCGGATATGGTGATGGGGCACTCGCTTGGCGAGTATGCTGCGCTGAATGCGGCTGGCATTATGCCGTTCGCCGAGGCGCTGGAGGCGTCGGCGGCGCGTGGCGCCGAGATGAGCAAGGTGAAGGTTGATGATAATGGCTGGATGGCGGCGGTGATGGGTCCGCTCGATGTGGTGTTGAGCACCCTCAACGAAATTGATGGGTATGTCATTCCCGCCAATATCAACTCGTACAACCAGGTGGTGATCGGCGGCGCCAGCAAAGCCGTCGAGCGAGCCATCGAGGTCTTCACGCAGAAAGGGTATCAGGCGCAGCGCATCCCGGTCAGCCACGCTTTCCATACCCGCATCGTCGCACCGGCGTCTGGTCCGCTGCGGAAACAGCTCGACCGCTTCCATATCGCCCCGCCCCGCATCCCGCTGGTCGCGAATGTGACCGGTGAGCTCTATCCAACCACGGTCGAAGAGATCAAGGATATTCTCGAAAAGCAGATCGCATCACCGGTTCAGTGGGTCAAGGGGCTTGAAACCCTCTACCGCGAGGGAGTGCGCTGCTTCGTCGAAGTCGGACCTAAGAAGGCGCTCAAGGGGTTCGTTGATGATGTGCTGGGCAATAAGCCCGATGTGGTGTCGCTGTTTACCAACCATCCGAAGACCGGTACGCTTCAGAGTTTCAATCAGGCGCTCTGCGGTCTCTATGCGGCGGGGTATGGTCTCGCTGATGAGACGATAGACGCTCGCCAGGATGGCGCGACACAGAGCAGCGCAACGGTCGCTGCGACGGTTGCGTCTGCTGCACCATCGGTTGCCAGTGCATCCGCACCGGTCGTTAGCGCATCAGCGTCCGCATCTGCGCCGGTTGTCAGTGCACCGGTATCAACACCCGCGCCGGTTGCCAGCGCGACGGCCGTCGCCAGCGCACCAGCACGACCAACCACTGAAGAGGCGAATATGGTCAACGGCATACCGATCGATACGCTTGGGAAACTTCTCGTACAGGCGCTCCAGGGCGCGCAAGCCGTGCATCCTGCGACACCCGGCGCGCCGGTGTACGACCGCAATTTGCCACCAACCGGTTCGGTCGTTATTTCGGGTACGGGTTTGGGGTTGCCCGGCGCCGAGAAACCCGTGATGGATGAGCAGAATGCGTTGCGCATCCTGCACGGCGAGCAGTTCATCGACCTGATCCCGGAGCGCTTCCGCCGCCAGATGCTGGCGCATAATATCACGCGCGTCGTCAAGAGCGAAGACGGCAGCGGCAGTTTTGAGACGCTGACTGAACCCGACGAAGTTATTCGCCTTGCCGGACGCCCCGGACCGTTCAATCTCAGTGAAGAGTATGGCGTGCCTGCCAAACTTGTCGAGGCGCTCGACTCGACGACCCAACTGGCGATGGCCGCCGGTCTTGATGCACTGCGCGAAGCGGGCATTCCACTGGTGCAGACCTACCGCCGAACGACCACCGGGAAAGACCTGCCGGATCGCTGGATGTTGCCCGAAGCCCTGCGTGATGAAACCGGCGTGATCTTCGCCTCGGCGTTTCCAGGTCTGGACCGGGTCGCGGAAGAGTTTGAACGGTACTACACCTACGAACACCGTCGTGAACAACTGGAGATGCTGGAGGCGCTCCGCCAGACAACGACCGACCCCGCAACACTGAGCGAAATCGTTCGACGCATCGGTGAACTGCGCAGCCTGCTGGAACGTGAGCCGTATGTCTTCGACCGGCGGTTCCTCTTCCGCATTCTGGCGATGGGACATAGCCAGTTCGCCGAATACATCGGCGCGCGCGGTCCGAACACGCACGTCAATGCCGCCTGCGCTGCAACCACCCAGGCGATTGCCATTGCCGAAGACTGGATTCGCACCGGTCGCTGCCGACGCGTCCTTGTGATTGCCGCCGATAATGTCACCAGCGACCATCTGCTGGGATGGATCGGCGCAGGTTTCCTGGCAACCGGCGCAGCTGCAACCGATGACCGCGTCGAAGAGGCGGCGCTCCCCTTCGACCGTCGGCGTCATGGCATGATCCTGGGGATGGGCGCATGCGCGCTGGTGGTCGAAAGCGAAGATGCGGTGCGCGAACGTGGTATGCGCGGCATCGTTGAGGTGCTCAGCACGGAAGCGGCGAATAGCGCCTTCCACGGCACACGCCTCGATGTTGAGCACATTTCCAGCGTGATGAACAGCCTGATGACCGCCGCCGAACGTCGCTTTGGCATCGACCGCCGAACGATTGCGCCGCACCTGGTCTTCGTCTCGCACGAGACGTTCACCCCCGCGCGTGGCGGCAGCGCATCGGCAGAAGTGGTCGCACTCCGCAAGACCTTCGGCGAAGCGGCGAATCAGGTGATCGTCGCCAACACCAAAGGCTTTACCGGGCACCCGATGGGGGTCGGCATTGAAGATGTCATCGCTGTCAAGATCCTTGAACACGGTATTGTGCCTCCGGTTCCGAACTATAAGGAGGTCGATCCCGATCTGGGCACGCTCAACCTGAGCCGTGGCGGACGCTACCCGGTCCAGTATGCGTTGCACCTGGCGGCCGGCTTTGGCTCGCAGATTGCGATGACGTTGCTGCGCCGCGTCCCCGGAAGCATTGATCGGATTGATAACCGCGCGCGCTACGATTACTGGCTCGACCAGGTGAGCGGGTATGATCACGCTGAAACGGAAGTGGTGAAACGTGTGTTGCGCATCAAGGCGCAAGGTGCGCCAGCGCGCCGCCCCGCGCCCAGTACGTGGCAACCTGGTACGGGTCCGACCCTGCGCGCTGCTGCACCGGGTGACAGTGTGACCGTTGCGCCGGCCACGATCCAGTACGCGCCCGCGCCTCAACCCACGCCGGTCGCGCCACCTCCTCCGCCAAAGCCGGTTGAGCCGCCCGCACCGGTTGCTCCCGCGCCAATCAACGGCAAACCGGTTGAGACGGCGCCAGTCGCACCACCACCCCCGGCTCCCGAGCCGGTCGTTGCACCGCCAGTTGCACCGGCGCCTGCGCCGGTTGCGCCTGCACCCGCACCGGTTGCGCCTGCACCCGCGCCGGTTACCGCTGCACCAGCAATGGATGGGGTGACAGCAAAAGTGCTGCAAATCGTAGCCGAGAAGACCGGCTACCCGCCGGAGATGCTCGACCTCGACCTCGACCTGGAGGCCGACCTGGGGGTGGATACGGTCAAGCAGGCAGAAACGTTCGTTGCAGTGCGTGAAGCATTCGGCATTCCGCAGGTCGAAAATCTGCGACTGCGCGACTTCCCGACCCTGCGCGATGTGGTTGGCTTCGTCTACAAGCAGAAACCGGAACTCAAACCATCCGCGCCAAGTGTCGCCGCACCTGCGGTGGCTGCACCACCTGCACCAGCGCCTGCAGTTGCCCCCGCTCCGACATCGGTGCCCGCACCGGCAGCGGCGCCGGCAGTCGATCCGGTCGCCGCAAAGGTGCTGGCAGTTGTAGCGGAGAAGACCGGCTACCCGCCGGAGATGCTCGACCTCGACCTTGACCTGGAAGCCGACCTGGGGGTCGATACCGTCAAGCAGGCGGAGACGTTCGCCGCCATCCGCGAGGCGTTCGGCATCGAGCGGATCGAGAACCTGAAACTGCGCGACTATCCGACCCTGCGCCACGTCATCGACTTTGTCTACGAACGCCGCCCCGACCTCAAGCCGTTGGCAGCGCCCGCTCCTGCGCCCGCAATGGCAATGGCTGCCGCTGCACCTGTGGCAGCGCCAGCCGCGCCTGCGGCAGCACCGGCGCCAGCCGCCGATCCGGTCGCCGCAAAGGTGCTGGCGGTCGTGGCGGAGAAGACCGGCTATCCGCCGGAGATGCTTGACCTCGACCTTGACCTGGAAGCTGACCTGGGGGTTGATACCGTCAAGCAGGCGGAGACGTTTGCCGCCATCCGCGAGGCGTTCGGCATCGAGCGGATCGAGAACCTGAAACTGCGCGACTATCCGACCCTGCGCCACGTCATCAACTTCGTCTACGAGCGCCGCCCCGACCTCAAGCCGTCGGCAGCGCCCGCTCCTGCACCCGCAATGGCAATGGCCGCCGCACCCGCAGCAACGTCTGCACCCGTGACGGCGCCAGTCACACCTGCGGCAGCAGCGGCGCCGGTCGCCGACCCGGTGACCGAGCGTGTGCTGGCGGTCGTGGCGGAGAAGACCGGCTATCCGCCGGAGATGCTTGACCTCGACCTTGACCTGGAAGCTGACCTGGGGGTTGATACCGTCAAGCAGGCGGAAACCTTCGCCGCCATCCGCGAAGCGTTCGGCATCGAGCGCGTCGAGGACCTGAAACTGCGCGACTATCCGACCCTGCGCCACGTCATCAACTTCGTCTACGAGCGCCGACCCGACCTCAAGCCGACCGCCGCGCCAACGCCTGAACCGGCGGCCCCGCCTGTAGCGGTTGCTGCGGCAACGCCTGCCCCTGCAACAGCAACAACGGTTGCGGCAGACCCGGTCACTGCGAAGGTGCTGGCAGTCGTGGCGGAGAAAACCGGCTACCCGCCGGAGATGCTCGAACTCGATCTCGACCTGGAAGCTGACCTGGGGGTTGATACCGTCAAGCAGGCGGAAACCTTCGCCGCCATCCGCGAAGCGTTCGGCATCGAGCGCGTCGAGGACCTGAAACTGCGCGACTATCCGACCCTGCGCCACGTCATCAACTTCGTCTACGAGCGCCGACCCGACCTCAAGCCGACCGCCGCGCCAACGCCTGAACCGGCGGCCCCGCCTGTAGCGGTTGCTGCGGCAACGCCTGCCCCTGCAACAGCAACAACGGTTGCGGCAGACCCGGTCACTGCGAAGGTGCTGGCAGTCGTGGCGGAGAAGACCGGCTACCCGCCGGAGATGCTCGAACTCGACCTTGACCTGGAAGCTGACCTGGGGGTTGATACCGTCAAGCAGGCGGAGACGTTCGCCGCCATCCGCGAAGCGTTCGGCATCGAGCGCGTCGAGGACCTGAAACTGCGCGACTATCCGACCCTGCGCCACGTCATCAACTTCGTCTACGAGCGCCGACCCGACCTCAAGCCGACGGGAGAGGCGTCAGCGACACCGGTTGCACCGGTGGCTGATCCTTCCGCACCGACCGCTCCCGCACCCGCAGCCCGACCAGCCGTGACGCTCGTTCCGGTCGAGAACGCCGATATGGTTCCGCGCCGCGTCGTCGTCCCGGCGCTGCGCCCGCCTATCGAACTGTGCAAGCCAACCGGCGTCGTACTCGACGGTAACACACGCGTCGTCGTGATGATGGATCGTGGCGGCGTCGGCAAGGCGTTGCTCAACCGGCTGGAGAAGCGCGGCGTCGGCACGCTGGTGTTCGACGAACCACCATCCGCCGAAGCGCTCGAACAGCAACTCAAAGGCTGGCTGGCAGAAGGACCGATCCACGGCGTCTACTGGCTGCCAGCGCTCGATGTCGAACCGGCAATTGAAGACATGGACCTGGCGACGTGGCGCGAGCATAACCGGGTGCGTGTCAAGAATCTCTACCTGACCCTGCGAACGCTGTATGACACGCTTGTCGGACCCGGCACATTCCTGGTTTCGGCAACGCGGCTCGGCGGTCTGCACGGCTACGGACCGGAGGGCGCCAGCGCACCTCTCGGCGGCGCCGTCGTCGGATGCACCAAGTCGTACAAGCGCGAACGGCAGAACATTCTGGTCAAAGCGGTTGACTTCGAACCGGGACGCAAGACAGCAGAACCGGCAGACCTGCTGATTGCCGAGACCCTCTTCGATCCCGGTGTTGTCGAAGTTGGCTACCGTGACGGTTTGCGCTACACGGTCACCTTCGAGGAGCGCCCGGCAGTCGATGGCACACCAGGGATGTATCTCGGCAAAGATACCGTTTTCGTTGTCACCGGCGCGGCCGGTGGCATCACATCGGCTATCACTGCCGACCTGGCAGCGGCGTCGGGCGGTGTTTTCTACCTGCTCGACCTGACGCCGAAGCCAGACCCGGACGATCCCAACATTGCGCTGTTCCGCCAGGACAAAGAGGCGCTCAAGCGCAAGTTGATCGACGACTTCCGCGCGGCTGGCGAGCGACCGACGCCGGTCATGATCGATCGCAAGATCCTGGCGATCGAGCGTGAAGAGGCGGCATTGCGCGCTATTGAGGCAGTCCAGGCTGCAGGCGGTACGGCGCACTACTTCAGCGTCAACCTGCTCGACGGTCCTGGCGTTGCTGCGGTCATCGCCGATGTGCGCGAGCGCTATGGGCGGATCGATGTCCTGCTGCACGCCGGCGGGATTGAGATCTCCAAGGCGCTGCCAGACAAGGAGCCGAAGGAGTTCGACCTGGTGTTCGACATCAAGGCGGACGGCTACTTCAGCATCCTGAATGCGGCGAAAGGTATGCCGATTGGCGCGGCGGTGGTGTTCAGTTCGGTCGCCGGTCGCTTCGGCAACAGCGGTCAGTCCGACTACTCATCCGCCAACGACCTGCTCTGCAAGGTGACGAGCAGTATGCGCTCGTGGCGACCGGAGACGCGCGGCATCGCCATCGACTGGACTGCGTGGGGCGGCATCGGGATGGCAACCCGCGGGTCCATTCCGAAGATCATGGAAATGGCCGGCATCGACATGCTGCCGCCGGAAGCCGGTATCCCGACGATTCGCCGCGAACTGACGCAGAGCGCCTTCCGTGGCGAAATCGTCGTCGGGCAGCGACTCGGCATCCTGGGGGCGGAGTTCGACGAGACCGGCGGCCTTGACCTGTCAAAGGTCGATACCGGCGGTCGCCTGATGATCGGGTCAGTCAAAGCCTTCAAACTGTACGGCGGTATCGAGGTGGAGACGACCCTTGATCCGAAGGAGCAACCGTTCCTCTACGATCATCAGATCGACGGGGTGCCGGTGCTACCGGGCGTGATGGGAACCGAAGCATTTGCTGAACTGGCCACCCTTCTCACGCCGGGTTTCCGCGTCGCCTCGATCACCGAGCAGTTCAGCAGCCCGTTCAAGTTCCACCGCAGTCAACCGCGCACACTCTACATGAGCGCGACGATCCATCCCACGGGTCACGGAACGCTGGTAGCGAAGACGACGTTGCGCGGCATGGTGCAACCGCGCCCCGATATGCCACCGCGCTTCGATACTCACTTCGTCGGTGAGGTATACCTTACGACGGCGCCGGTTGAGGAGCGGACGATCAACTTCACGCCGCCGTCTGCCGAAGCGCTCGACATCGACCGTGAACGCATCTACCGGGTCTACTTCCACGGTCCGGCGTACCAGGTGATGGAGCGTGTCGGCGTGATGGGCGATCAGGCAGTGGCGTTGATGACCGACGGATTACCGCCGAACAGCGTGCCGGAGACGCCCATGCTGGTTGCGCCGCGGTTGATCGAACTCTGCTTCCAGACGGCTGGCATGTGGGAAATGGTGACGCATCGGGCAATGGCGCTACCGGCTGCCATCGGGAGCGTCACTATCTACCGGCATCCGGAGAGTGCGGAAGGGCGACGCCTCTACGCACTCGTCACCGCCATCAATAACGGATCATCGTATGACGCGCACGTGGTCGATACCGACGGCAACGTGTATGTCGAACTGCGCGGCTATCGCACGGTGCGATTGCCGGGCGAGGTGAATGTGTAA
- a CDS encoding 4'-phosphopantetheinyl transferase family protein: protein MMHWLIQTLADHPALARAEVPEGMLSMGEQVRFQSLKRDKRRRDWLLGRWTAKRLTAQYIESITGRRPALSDIVITTDPDGAPRLHSRNGYAFINRLAISISHSHGYAFCALTDVPGRHPGADIEYIEQRNPAFVSDFFTDVEIERVHRAPPSAQPLLTTAIWSAKEAALKSIRRGLTVDTRCIICLPEEPVADGWSPVTVICSPELNATVRCGWWRQIGRFVLTLATADSEQATHAAVPIAEVQRIGDGVSP, encoded by the coding sequence ATGATGCACTGGCTGATCCAGACGCTCGCCGATCATCCTGCGCTCGCCCGCGCTGAAGTCCCGGAAGGGATGCTCAGTATGGGCGAACAGGTGCGCTTCCAGTCGCTGAAACGCGACAAGCGCCGCCGCGACTGGTTGCTGGGACGCTGGACGGCGAAGCGTCTGACAGCACAGTATATTGAGTCGATCACCGGACGGCGACCCGCACTGAGCGACATCGTGATCACAACCGATCCAGACGGTGCACCCCGTCTGCACAGTCGAAACGGATATGCCTTCATCAATCGGCTGGCGATCTCGATCAGCCACAGTCACGGGTATGCTTTTTGTGCGCTGACAGACGTTCCAGGGCGCCATCCAGGCGCCGACATCGAATATATTGAGCAGCGCAATCCCGCATTCGTGAGTGATTTTTTCACTGACGTAGAGATCGAGCGGGTGCACCGGGCGCCGCCATCGGCGCAACCCTTGCTGACGACGGCGATCTGGAGCGCCAAGGAAGCCGCTCTCAAGTCGATCCGTCGCGGGTTGACGGTGGACACGCGCTGCATTATCTGTCTGCCCGAAGAGCCTGTGGCAGACGGATGGTCGCCGGTGACGGTGATATGCTCCCCTGAACTGAACGCAACCGTTCGCTGTGGTTGGTGGCGACAGATCGGCAGGTTTGTGCTCACCCTGGCGACCGCAGACAGCGAACAGGCGACCCACGCCGCCGTTCCGATTGCAGAAGTGCAACGGATTGGAGATGGAGTTTCACCATGA